A genomic segment from Flavobacterium inviolabile encodes:
- a CDS encoding site-specific recombinase encodes MNLRHKLQSALTIEALFNKHFENQQYVSEDNLHFLVDLVHLFRPKKPKKETVVSIAKLLLYLQENPEKRALLITYLTHVFKERKFSRMLSDAAILQDSDFVFEVKKRLLAKVLPYQPQKDTLQYILNQVFYLNSDAVWINKVPIEELYQLYDLLSFNDMYVSAKEKSPLSEMLQVMSIIPQRMSGRAMENDVIKMVPEYSQFESPFTAFEKELLLIIERVRTDEAHSITSDDHFYKQLLILHKQCEEYVDKAFSNSSKYGISIKVNQSLLRIRQQLYRMKILIPLLVVNKEEDKRNNTIQLALKLIKFNCYKNNVGQLFNESTQLLSYEITQHTAKTGEHYITESAGEYFGMLKAALGGGFIVGVLCVIKLLFSKIETSAFGHAFLYSLNYSLGFIAIYLCGFTLATKQPAMTAATIIQSLEKGMKKQSRNEDKHSSFARLFARLFRSQFIAFVGNVVMAFPVSLLGIWLIDLVFDYNIAATKWPKLLGDLNPIYSAAIFHASIAGVFLFLSGIISGSISNRNKHNQVYYRIQEHPLLKLSLGVEKTKKIATWFENNWAGIVSNGWFGVFLGSTASIGIFLGLNLDIRHITFASGNFALGLYGTDFKVDFWMIFWSILGIGIIGFMNFIVSFALSLGLAFRSRNIPISEFRLLNKAIWAHFKKHPGAFFFPLKERNHEE; translated from the coding sequence ATGAATTTAAGACATAAACTACAATCAGCCTTGACCATTGAAGCGTTATTTAACAAACACTTTGAAAATCAACAATATGTCTCTGAAGATAATCTGCATTTTTTGGTGGATTTAGTTCATCTTTTCCGACCGAAAAAACCAAAAAAAGAAACCGTTGTTTCCATTGCGAAATTACTGCTCTACCTGCAGGAGAATCCCGAAAAAAGAGCCTTACTGATAACCTATCTGACGCATGTTTTTAAAGAAAGAAAATTCAGCCGGATGCTTTCGGATGCAGCGATACTACAGGATTCCGATTTTGTTTTTGAAGTAAAAAAACGATTGTTAGCCAAGGTTTTACCCTATCAGCCGCAAAAAGACACACTGCAATACATCTTGAATCAGGTGTTTTACCTGAACTCGGATGCTGTCTGGATTAACAAAGTCCCGATAGAAGAGCTGTACCAGCTTTATGATTTATTGTCTTTTAACGATATGTATGTTTCGGCTAAAGAAAAATCACCACTATCCGAAATGTTGCAGGTAATGAGCATTATCCCGCAGCGTATGAGCGGTAGAGCGATGGAGAATGATGTGATCAAGATGGTGCCGGAATACAGCCAGTTTGAAAGTCCGTTTACCGCTTTTGAAAAAGAATTGCTGCTGATAATAGAACGGGTAAGAACCGATGAAGCGCATTCCATTACATCCGATGATCATTTTTACAAGCAATTGCTGATCTTACACAAGCAATGTGAAGAATATGTCGACAAGGCATTTAGCAACAGCTCCAAATACGGAATATCGATAAAAGTTAACCAGAGTTTGCTGCGAATCCGCCAGCAGCTGTACCGGATGAAAATCCTGATTCCGTTATTGGTGGTCAATAAAGAAGAAGACAAAAGAAACAATACCATTCAGTTAGCATTAAAACTCATCAAGTTTAATTGCTATAAAAATAATGTTGGCCAGTTGTTCAACGAAAGTACACAGCTGCTTTCGTATGAAATCACGCAGCATACGGCCAAAACCGGCGAGCATTATATTACGGAAAGTGCCGGCGAATATTTTGGCATGCTGAAGGCGGCGCTTGGCGGCGGCTTTATTGTTGGGGTGCTTTGCGTGATCAAACTATTGTTTTCGAAGATTGAAACCAGTGCTTTCGGGCATGCCTTTTTATACAGTTTGAACTATTCACTGGGTTTTATCGCCATTTACCTTTGCGGATTTACGCTGGCAACCAAACAGCCGGCAATGACGGCAGCAACCATTATCCAGTCGTTAGAAAAAGGAATGAAGAAACAGTCCAGAAACGAAGACAAGCACAGCTCGTTTGCCCGGCTTTTTGCCCGTTTATTCCGTTCGCAGTTTATCGCTTTTGTGGGTAACGTAGTCATGGCTTTCCCCGTTTCGTTATTGGGAATATGGCTTATCGACCTTGTTTTCGATTACAATATTGCAGCGACAAAATGGCCTAAACTGTTGGGGGATTTAAACCCCATATATTCTGCGGCCATCTTCCACGCTTCGATAGCCGGTGTGTTTTTATTCCTTTCCGGGATTATTTCGGGAAGTATTTCCAATCGAAACAAACACAATCAGGTGTATTATAGAATCCAGGAGCACCCGTTGTTAAAACTGAGCCTGGGTGTGGAAAAAACAAAAAAAATAGCCACCTGGTTTGAAAATAACTGGGCGGGAATTGTTTCAAACGGATGGTTTGGCGTCTTTTTGGGAAGTACCGCTTCAATAGGAATCTTTTTAGGACTAAACCTGGATATCCGCCACATTACTTTTGCCAGCGGAAACTTTGCCTTAGGACTATACGGAACCGATTTTAAAGTGGATTTCTGGATGATTTTCTGGAGCATCCTCGGAATCGGAATAATTGGTTTTATGAACTTTATTGTGAGCTTTGCGCTGTCGTTAGGACTTGCATTCCGTTCCCGGAATATTCCAATCTCGGAATTCCGGTTGCTGAATAAAGCCATCTGGGCACATTTTAAAAAACATCCGGGTGCCTTTTTCTTCCCGCTAAAGGAAAGAAATCACGAAGAA
- a CDS encoding CYTH domain-containing protein produces the protein MQEIERKFLVTSDAFKAAAHTENRIVQGYLNSNPERTVRVRIKGKKGYITIKGKGNASGTTRFEWETEIPLAEAENLLLLCEKGVIDKIRYEIPQGNHVYEVDVFSGENEGLIIAEIELDSESEHFEKPDWIGKEVTGDKRYYNAFLSHHPYQSWSL, from the coding sequence ATGCAGGAAATAGAACGAAAGTTTTTAGTTACATCCGATGCTTTTAAAGCCGCTGCACATACCGAAAACAGGATTGTTCAGGGTTATCTGAATTCTAATCCGGAAAGAACGGTAAGGGTACGGATCAAAGGCAAAAAGGGTTATATCACGATCAAGGGCAAAGGCAATGCGTCGGGAACGACCCGGTTTGAATGGGAAACGGAGATTCCACTGGCAGAAGCCGAAAACCTTCTTCTTTTATGTGAAAAGGGTGTTATCGATAAAATCCGTTACGAGATACCGCAGGGTAATCACGTTTATGAAGTGGATGTGTTTTCCGGAGAAAACGAAGGATTGATTATTGCCGAGATTGAACTGGATTCGGAATCGGAGCATTTCGAAAAACCGGACTGGATTGGCAAAGAAGTCACGGGTGACAAAAGGTATTACAATGCTTTTTTAAGTCATCATCCGTATCAAAGCTGGTCACTTTAA
- a CDS encoding YciI family protein, producing MKYFTSLSALFFLFSCGTPKNQTEKKAVVSGIAPETFRYKDGDTTYTMQKYFLVLLKKGKNRNQPKEETEVIQKNHMAHLSWLHETGKISLAGPIDKHDNISGIVIFNTATLKEADSLAKLDPAVKAGRLEVETIGWWAAKGSKLK from the coding sequence ATGAAATATTTTACCTCCTTATCGGCATTATTCTTTCTTTTTTCATGCGGTACTCCAAAAAACCAAACGGAAAAGAAAGCAGTGGTTTCCGGAATTGCCCCGGAGACGTTTCGTTATAAAGACGGTGATACTACCTACACCATGCAGAAGTATTTCCTGGTTTTATTAAAAAAGGGGAAAAACAGAAATCAGCCGAAAGAAGAAACGGAAGTGATCCAGAAAAATCACATGGCCCATCTTTCCTGGCTGCATGAAACCGGTAAAATAAGCCTTGCCGGTCCTATTGACAAACACGACAATATTTCCGGTATTGTCATTTTTAACACCGCTACTTTAAAAGAGGCTGACAGTCTTGCCAAACTGGATCCGGCGGTAAAAGCCGGCCGGCTGGAAGTGGAAACCATCGGATGGTGGGCTGCTAAAGGAAGCAAGCTGAAGTAA
- a CDS encoding septal ring lytic transglycosylase RlpA family protein: MKKIIVYIVFVSLSVLLISSVTGKVFAVQADPKTKANDTIKKDSIAIQGGLKLKGFKKNVHASYYADRFNGRRTASGKKFDNSKYTAAHRNLPFGSKIKVTNVANKKAVIVEVIDRGPFTRGREIDLSKKAFMEITHGKGRGFVNVNIEIIQD; this comes from the coding sequence ATGAAAAAAATAATTGTATATATAGTATTCGTTTCGCTTTCTGTTTTGCTAATTAGCAGTGTTACCGGTAAGGTTTTTGCCGTACAGGCTGACCCTAAAACAAAAGCAAATGATACCATTAAAAAAGATTCAATCGCTATTCAGGGCGGACTTAAACTTAAGGGTTTCAAGAAAAATGTTCACGCATCCTATTATGCCGATCGGTTTAATGGCAGACGAACAGCCAGCGGTAAAAAATTTGACAATTCAAAATATACGGCAGCACACCGGAACTTACCGTTCGGATCTAAAATTAAAGTGACAAATGTTGCCAATAAAAAAGCGGTTATCGTTGAGGTAATCGACAGAGGACCATTTACCAGAGGACGTGAAATCGATTTGTCCAAAAAAGCGTTTATGGAAATCACTCATGGTAAAGGAAGAGGATTTGTCAATGTAAATATTGAAATAATCCAGGATTAA